Proteins encoded by one window of Acidipropionibacterium virtanenii:
- a CDS encoding alpha-ketoacid dehydrogenase subunit beta — protein MTTQIQHGAGTQHSTGTQRGTGVQQSARRNGEAAADDVRESARTPVLPPTGILTIAKGLNAGLHDALASDPKALVMGEDVGTLGGVFRITDGLKPEFGPARVVDTPLAESGIVGTAIGLAMRGYHPCVEIQFDGFHAPAFDQIVSQLARYRARVCGAWSLPVTIRIPFGGGVGSPEHHSESPEAFYTGVPGLKVVACASPDDAYWMVRQAIASPDPVILFEPKRRYYSRGPVSPVAELGLHQARVVRPGTDVTVLGWGPMIQTCVDAADAAAEEGISLEVIDLRSLSPLDMETIEASVRKTTRAVVVHEAPKSGALGAEIAARLGESLYYVMEAPVLRVAGWDTPYPPSRAEKNHIPDADRILDAVDRSLAM, from the coding sequence ATGACCACGCAGATCCAGCACGGCGCAGGAACTCAGCACAGCACAGGGACGCAGCGCGGCACAGGGGTTCAGCAGAGCGCCCGTCGCAACGGCGAGGCCGCCGCGGACGACGTCCGGGAGTCCGCCCGGACCCCCGTGCTGCCGCCCACCGGAATCCTCACCATCGCCAAGGGGCTGAACGCCGGGCTCCACGACGCCCTGGCCAGCGACCCCAAGGCCCTCGTCATGGGCGAGGACGTCGGCACCCTCGGCGGTGTCTTCCGGATCACCGACGGCCTCAAGCCCGAGTTCGGGCCGGCCCGCGTCGTCGACACCCCGCTCGCCGAGTCGGGCATCGTCGGCACCGCGATCGGGTTGGCGATGCGCGGCTACCACCCCTGCGTCGAGATCCAGTTCGACGGCTTCCACGCCCCCGCCTTCGATCAGATCGTCTCCCAGCTCGCCCGCTACCGCGCCCGTGTCTGCGGCGCCTGGTCGCTGCCGGTGACCATCCGCATCCCGTTCGGCGGCGGCGTCGGATCCCCCGAGCACCACTCCGAGTCGCCCGAGGCCTTCTACACCGGTGTCCCCGGCCTGAAGGTCGTCGCCTGCGCCAGCCCCGACGACGCCTACTGGATGGTCCGCCAGGCGATCGCCTCGCCCGACCCGGTGATCCTCTTCGAGCCCAAGCGGCGCTACTACAGCCGCGGGCCGGTCTCCCCGGTCGCCGAGCTCGGCCTGCACCAGGCCCGGGTCGTGCGTCCGGGCACCGACGTCACCGTGCTCGGCTGGGGGCCGATGATCCAGACCTGCGTCGACGCCGCCGATGCGGCCGCCGAGGAGGGGATCTCCCTGGAGGTCATCGACCTGCGCTCCCTGTCACCGCTCGACATGGAGACCATCGAGGCCTCGGTGCGCAAGACCACCCGCGCCGTCGTCGTCCATGAGGCGCCGAAGTCGGGAGCGCTCGGCGCCGAGATCGCCGCCCGCCTCGGCGAGAGTCTCTACTACGTGATGGAGGCCCCGGTGCTGCGGGTTGCCGGATGGGACACCCCCTACCCGCCCAGCCGGGCCGAGAAGAACCACATCCCCGACGCCGACCGGATCCTCGACGCCGTGGACCGTTCGCTGGCCATGTGA
- a CDS encoding FAD-dependent oxidoreductase, producing the protein MPDKSVIVIGGGVCGLVAAHTLACAGTRVTLVEASDRVGGQVRSAALSDAPATSGNATGSAEGEQTAGEAAVPEPDVIELGTGRRLPVEPTDPRSAGLRPPVVELGAEAVPLRAPGVTALIEELGLARSMTHPRSGRSLLSSRRGAVPMPDGVTPTGPTRLLPTVRSQILSPRGLLRAAAEPLTGRRHVAGDISVGEFIESRFGPQVARAVVDPLLGAIHAADIHRFSLAAAAPALVESAAEGNSLLLDTLARQARRTAGRVRGMPVRGYRRMSQIMGLMEDDPERPASLPPLASWPGGTETLPNRLAASVRTHGRVLLGTRATSLAPPTVDHETGTTTWRVGIEGDGADRDGLDGDAARELSADAVILATGSAASAALLADVSPEATAILSELRAVSVATVILDLPATGSPVDHPIARAASWFVGSAWSPLIRQVTNLSLKWPRTLGQERLVLRVGAGRDGGRPVDGMDDDELVSAVVDELGRLGLPVAQMNPRTLVGRFPHAMPQPAPGHRDRMEYLAAAVSEVPGLALGGCASDGAGVGTAIVAGRRLARQISAFLSRDTRDRDERGGIL; encoded by the coding sequence GTGCCCGACAAGTCCGTGATCGTCATCGGAGGAGGGGTGTGCGGGCTCGTCGCCGCCCACACGCTCGCGTGCGCCGGTACCCGCGTGACGCTCGTCGAGGCGTCCGACCGGGTCGGCGGCCAGGTGCGCTCCGCAGCGCTGAGCGATGCCCCGGCGACTTCCGGCAATGCGACCGGATCCGCCGAAGGCGAACAGACCGCCGGCGAGGCCGCGGTTCCTGAGCCCGACGTCATCGAACTGGGCACCGGGCGACGTCTCCCCGTCGAACCGACGGACCCTCGATCGGCCGGCCTCCGGCCCCCCGTCGTCGAACTCGGCGCCGAGGCGGTCCCGCTGCGCGCCCCCGGCGTCACCGCCCTCATCGAGGAACTCGGGCTGGCCCGCTCCATGACCCACCCGCGGTCGGGACGGTCCCTGCTGTCGAGCCGTCGCGGCGCGGTGCCGATGCCCGACGGCGTGACGCCGACCGGCCCCACCCGGCTGCTGCCCACGGTCCGCTCCCAGATCCTCTCCCCCCGCGGGCTGCTCCGCGCCGCCGCAGAGCCGCTGACCGGTCGCCGACACGTCGCCGGGGACATCAGCGTCGGGGAGTTCATCGAGTCCAGATTCGGCCCGCAGGTGGCCCGGGCCGTCGTCGATCCCCTGCTCGGAGCGATCCACGCCGCCGACATCCACCGATTCAGCCTGGCCGCCGCGGCTCCGGCGCTGGTCGAGAGCGCGGCCGAGGGGAACTCCCTCCTGCTCGACACCCTGGCACGCCAGGCCCGCCGCACAGCCGGCCGGGTCCGGGGCATGCCGGTCCGCGGCTACCGCCGCATGTCGCAGATCATGGGCCTGATGGAGGACGACCCCGAGCGGCCCGCGTCCTTGCCACCCCTGGCCTCCTGGCCCGGGGGGACCGAGACCCTGCCGAACCGTCTGGCGGCCTCGGTCCGCACCCATGGAAGAGTGCTGCTGGGCACCCGTGCCACGAGCCTCGCGCCACCCACCGTCGATCACGAGACCGGGACGACGACGTGGCGGGTCGGCATCGAGGGCGACGGGGCCGACCGGGACGGGCTCGACGGCGATGCGGCCCGGGAACTGAGCGCCGACGCCGTCATCCTGGCCACCGGATCGGCCGCCTCGGCAGCACTGCTGGCCGACGTCAGCCCCGAGGCGACCGCGATCCTGTCCGAGCTGCGTGCGGTGAGCGTCGCCACCGTCATCCTGGACCTGCCCGCCACCGGCTCCCCGGTCGACCACCCGATCGCCCGGGCGGCCAGCTGGTTCGTCGGCTCGGCCTGGTCACCGCTCATCCGGCAGGTGACGAACCTGTCCCTCAAGTGGCCGCGGACGCTCGGGCAGGAGCGGCTCGTGCTGCGGGTCGGTGCGGGCCGCGACGGCGGCAGGCCGGTGGACGGCATGGACGACGACGAACTGGTGAGCGCCGTCGTCGACGAGCTGGGCCGGCTGGGCCTGCCAGTGGCGCAGATGAACCCGCGGACTCTGGTCGGCCGCTTCCCGCACGCCATGCCACAACCCGCCCCAGGGCACAGGGACCGCATGGAATACCTTGCCGCAGCCGTGTCCGAAGTGCCCGGACTGGCTCTTGGGGGATGCGCGAGCGACGGGGCAGGGGTAGGGACCGCCATTGTCGCCGGGCGCCGTCTGGCCCGTCAGATCAGTGCTTTCCTGAGTCGCGACACGCGCGACCGGGACGAACGAGGAGGAATCCTGTGA
- a CDS encoding DUF4282 domain-containing protein — MTDDQWKNNPWDEKRDRETSNGEQDESLDSTTIRPRADAAPDAAGPADQAGGQQEGQSTDAPSGSSASPWGDAFPGQDQGRQDQGGQDQGGQPLRGQGQPTDSDPWNQAAPGAGEPGWPSWQGAGSTAAANQGQDQWQQPAQPQDPSQSQGSAQSQGSAQPAQSWQGWGSPEGSASSTPSSVPWQTEETRPLQDPYSGVNPQPPQPGAQWGSGDPYAQASANQPVTGQPGGNPAANQFGQASQSSPYGQPSASQPAQPQPMGGGYGQPPANQYGQPAPGGYGAPNGGFQPQPTVPKEPNFFSNLFDMTFTRFVSPTIIKVVYIILIALVAVYWLGAVIGGFVASPVLGIVALVIGWIPALFLIAVSRMQFEYIVALIRTSEYTRDIKDHLVTKD; from the coding sequence ATGACGGACGACCAGTGGAAGAACAACCCGTGGGACGAGAAGCGCGACCGCGAGACATCGAACGGAGAGCAGGACGAGTCGCTGGACAGCACGACCATCCGCCCGAGGGCTGATGCCGCACCGGACGCTGCAGGCCCGGCGGACCAGGCGGGCGGGCAGCAGGAGGGACAGAGCACGGACGCCCCGTCAGGGTCGAGCGCGTCGCCCTGGGGCGACGCGTTCCCCGGTCAGGATCAGGGGAGGCAGGATCAGGGGGGCCAGGATCAAGGGGGGCAGCCTCTGAGGGGCCAGGGCCAGCCGACCGACTCGGATCCGTGGAACCAGGCCGCCCCCGGCGCAGGGGAGCCAGGCTGGCCGAGTTGGCAGGGCGCCGGCTCCACTGCCGCCGCGAACCAGGGGCAGGATCAGTGGCAGCAGCCCGCCCAGCCGCAGGACCCGTCCCAGTCCCAGGGATCGGCCCAGTCTCAGGGATCCGCGCAGCCCGCCCAGTCCTGGCAGGGCTGGGGGTCGCCGGAGGGATCGGCCTCCTCGACCCCCTCGTCAGTGCCGTGGCAGACGGAGGAGACCCGGCCCCTTCAGGATCCCTACTCCGGAGTGAACCCCCAGCCGCCCCAGCCCGGGGCCCAGTGGGGTTCGGGCGATCCGTACGCGCAGGCATCGGCGAATCAGCCCGTGACCGGCCAGCCCGGTGGGAATCCGGCGGCGAACCAGTTCGGGCAGGCCTCGCAGTCGTCGCCGTACGGGCAGCCGAGCGCGAGCCAGCCGGCGCAGCCCCAACCGATGGGCGGCGGGTACGGTCAGCCCCCGGCCAACCAGTACGGGCAGCCGGCGCCGGGCGGTTATGGCGCACCGAACGGCGGCTTCCAGCCCCAGCCGACCGTGCCGAAGGAGCCGAACTTCTTCTCGAACCTGTTCGACATGACCTTCACCAGGTTCGTGAGCCCGACGATCATCAAGGTGGTCTACATCATCCTGATCGCCCTGGTGGCGGTGTACTGGCTCGGTGCGGTGATCGGCGGCTTCGTCGCCTCCCCGGTGCTGGGCATCGTCGCTCTGGTGATCGGCTGGATCCCGGCCCTGTTCCTCATCGCGGTGTCGCGGATGCAGTTCGAGTACATCGTGGCGCTGATCCGCACCAGCGAGTACACCCGTGACATCAAGGATCACCTCGTCACGAAAGACTGA
- a CDS encoding dihydrolipoamide acetyltransferase family protein: MPDPGEGLTEAEVVSWRVAEGDTVEVNDVLCEVETAKSIVELPSPFAGTVSKIRAAEGDTVQVGGPLVAIDEGGDEEPEPELLVGHIAAEKGGRRRRRRGADVSAQTDTAETNTAAGTAEAGEGEDAAVESPAPAAEPHRAEPPRADVTEGPEHVLAKPPARRLAKDLGIDLAAVSGTGPGGVVTRTDVKQAAGGRDTTPAPSAPAAPVGQDVPQAWRSISPASRKLLDGDPTDPAGAERRVRIQGVRKVTAQAMKESIDTKALVTSFITCDVTRSMELVDKLRKDRKFRGLRVSALTLWCRAACLAMTRTPVINARWDDESGEIVYNRDINLGIAAATPRGLMVPVLRGAQDMNLHEIAQELTRIIAIAKEDRLTPADYSGGTFSISNVGVFGLDAGTPVVNRTESALLVLGTIARRPWVIGEGAEETIVPRWVTTMSLGFDHRLVDGEQGSIFLHDVAEILSEPDTALLY, encoded by the coding sequence ATGCCCGATCCGGGCGAAGGGCTCACCGAGGCCGAGGTGGTCTCCTGGCGGGTGGCCGAGGGCGACACCGTCGAGGTCAACGACGTGCTGTGCGAGGTGGAGACCGCCAAGTCCATCGTCGAGCTGCCGAGTCCCTTCGCCGGCACGGTGTCCAAGATCCGCGCCGCCGAGGGCGACACGGTCCAGGTCGGCGGGCCGCTTGTGGCCATCGACGAGGGCGGCGATGAGGAGCCCGAGCCCGAGCTGCTGGTCGGCCACATTGCGGCCGAGAAGGGGGGACGACGTCGTCGCCGCCGCGGTGCGGACGTCTCCGCGCAGACCGACACTGCTGAGACCAACACTGCGGCCGGTACTGCTGAGGCTGGTGAGGGGGAGGACGCTGCGGTGGAGAGCCCCGCCCCCGCGGCGGAACCCCATCGCGCCGAACCTCCTCGCGCCGACGTCACCGAGGGCCCCGAGCACGTGCTGGCCAAGCCGCCGGCCCGGCGCCTCGCCAAGGACCTGGGAATCGACCTCGCCGCCGTCAGCGGGACCGGCCCCGGCGGAGTGGTCACCCGCACCGACGTCAAGCAGGCAGCCGGCGGCCGGGACACCACCCCCGCCCCCAGCGCCCCTGCGGCCCCGGTGGGGCAGGACGTCCCCCAGGCCTGGCGGTCCATCTCCCCGGCGTCGCGCAAGCTGCTGGACGGGGATCCCACCGACCCGGCCGGCGCCGAGCGCAGGGTCCGGATCCAGGGCGTCCGCAAGGTCACCGCACAGGCCATGAAGGAATCGATCGACACCAAGGCCCTGGTCACCAGCTTCATCACCTGCGACGTGACCCGCAGCATGGAGCTGGTCGACAAGCTGCGCAAGGACCGCAAGTTCAGGGGCCTGCGCGTCTCCGCGCTGACCCTGTGGTGCCGCGCCGCCTGCCTGGCGATGACCCGCACCCCGGTCATCAACGCCCGATGGGATGACGAGAGCGGTGAGATCGTCTATAACCGCGACATCAACCTCGGCATCGCGGCGGCCACTCCTCGCGGCCTCATGGTGCCGGTGCTGCGCGGCGCCCAGGACATGAACCTCCATGAGATCGCCCAGGAGCTCACCCGCATCATCGCGATCGCCAAGGAGGACCGGCTCACCCCCGCCGACTACTCCGGCGGCACCTTCTCCATCTCCAACGTCGGGGTCTTCGGGCTCGACGCCGGCACTCCCGTCGTCAACCGCACCGAGTCCGCCCTGCTGGTGCTCGGCACCATCGCCCGGCGTCCCTGGGTGATCGGGGAGGGCGCCGAGGAGACGATCGTGCCCCGGTGGGTCACCACGATGAGCCTCGGCTTCGACCACCGCCTGGTCGACGGGGAGCAGGGCTCGATCTTCCTTCACGACGTCGCCGAGATCCTCTCGGAGCCCGACACGGCGCTGCTTTATTGA
- a CDS encoding thiamine pyrophosphate-dependent enzyme translates to MVQLLSPEGVREDSPDYPIDLSPDQLRQALERMVMARRLDVEGTNLQRHGELGLWPPLIGQEATQAGAMLAIGPNDQVFPTYREQGLTHWKGVSVADILATWRGSAICPWDTVATHCSAYPVMIGSSALHGVGYAMGIQRDGMTGHDDPDADAAVLLFHGDGSMSEGDVSESYVFAAATGAPIVFCCINNQYAISERTTVSARTSLFRRAAGFGLRAVQVDGNDAIAVAAVLRDAMRRARNGEGPTFVEAWTYRMGAHTTTDDPTRYRTKDEEQAWAALDPISRLRAHLLAEDLIDDDWLAGLDGRADEFGASVRAAIDDIPEPDLVEELGRVYVDPTPDIRREQQELAEWLALDPEEAN, encoded by the coding sequence ATGGTTCAGCTTCTCTCGCCGGAGGGAGTCAGGGAAGACAGTCCGGACTATCCGATCGATCTGAGCCCCGACCAGCTCCGCCAGGCCCTGGAGCGCATGGTGATGGCCCGGCGTCTGGACGTCGAGGGCACCAACCTGCAGCGCCACGGGGAGCTCGGGCTGTGGCCCCCGCTCATCGGCCAGGAGGCCACCCAGGCCGGGGCGATGCTGGCCATCGGCCCCAACGACCAGGTCTTCCCCACATACCGCGAGCAGGGCCTCACCCACTGGAAGGGAGTCTCCGTCGCCGACATCCTCGCCACCTGGCGAGGCTCGGCGATCTGTCCCTGGGACACCGTGGCCACGCACTGCAGCGCCTACCCGGTGATGATCGGATCCAGCGCCCTGCACGGCGTCGGCTACGCGATGGGCATCCAGCGCGACGGCATGACCGGCCACGACGACCCCGACGCCGACGCCGCGGTCCTGCTCTTCCACGGCGACGGCTCCATGAGCGAGGGCGACGTCAGCGAGTCCTACGTCTTCGCCGCCGCCACCGGCGCACCGATCGTCTTCTGCTGCATCAACAACCAGTACGCGATATCCGAACGCACCACCGTCTCGGCGCGCACCTCCCTGTTCCGCCGGGCCGCCGGCTTCGGCCTGCGCGCCGTCCAGGTCGACGGGAATGACGCCATCGCCGTCGCCGCGGTGCTGCGCGACGCCATGCGCCGTGCCCGCAACGGCGAGGGGCCCACGTTCGTGGAGGCCTGGACCTACCGGATGGGCGCCCACACGACCACCGACGACCCCACCCGGTACCGCACCAAGGACGAGGAGCAGGCCTGGGCCGCCCTCGACCCGATCTCCCGGCTGCGGGCCCACCTGCTCGCCGAAGACCTCATCGACGACGACTGGCTGGCCGGCCTCGACGGTCGCGCCGACGAGTTCGGCGCCTCGGTGCGCGCTGCCATCGATGACATCCCCGAACCCGATCTCGTCGAAGAACTGGGACGCGTCTACGTCGACCCCACTCCCGACATCAGGCGGGAGCAGCAGGAGCTGGCCGAATGGCTGGCCCTGGACCCCGAGGAGGCCAACTGA
- a CDS encoding TIGR04053 family radical SAM/SPASM domain-containing protein, with amino-acid sequence MGHPGHPGHPGDHPGGHPLVREIKHDLSQKPFIVIWEVTRACALVCKHCRADAQHHAAPGQLTTAQGKDLMDQLASYEKPYPMLVLSGGDCFEREDLPELVAYGVSKGLHVSVSPSVTPLFTYDRIKALQDAGMSMMSMSLDGGTAASHDAFRGIPGTFERTVEACRMLTEMGIRFQLNTVFTSSNIHDAPQMMKNAIDLGAFMFYTFMLVPTGRGAHLDMLSPYEREDVLYWLHDNSTRVAIKTTEAPQYRRIAFQRQAVERGEAQPRRHGDLYRWLTDETTKLLGADIEAPRTPRTPLAINDGSGFVFVDHVGDVYPSGFLPIHCGSIKEKPFAEIYRDSPEMKALRNPKGFHGKCGVCEFNHFCGGSRATAYAMTGDFLASDPTCAHVPAGYDGPLPDGVVREGAELFA; translated from the coding sequence ATGGGGCATCCCGGCCATCCGGGACATCCGGGAGATCATCCCGGCGGTCATCCGCTGGTCCGTGAGATCAAGCACGACCTGTCCCAGAAACCCTTCATCGTCATCTGGGAGGTCACCCGTGCCTGCGCTCTGGTGTGCAAGCACTGCCGCGCCGACGCCCAGCACCACGCCGCCCCCGGCCAGCTCACCACCGCCCAGGGCAAGGACCTGATGGATCAGTTGGCGAGCTACGAGAAGCCCTACCCGATGCTGGTGCTCTCGGGCGGCGACTGCTTCGAGCGGGAGGATCTGCCCGAGCTGGTGGCCTACGGGGTGAGCAAGGGGCTGCACGTCTCGGTGTCTCCGTCGGTGACCCCGCTGTTCACCTACGACCGCATCAAGGCCCTGCAGGACGCCGGGATGTCGATGATGTCGATGTCCCTGGACGGCGGGACGGCCGCCAGCCACGACGCCTTCCGCGGCATCCCGGGCACCTTCGAGCGGACCGTCGAGGCCTGCCGGATGCTCACCGAGATGGGGATCCGGTTCCAGCTCAACACGGTGTTCACAAGCTCGAACATCCATGACGCCCCGCAGATGATGAAGAACGCCATCGATCTGGGCGCATTCATGTTCTACACATTCATGCTGGTGCCGACCGGCCGCGGCGCCCATCTGGACATGCTCTCGCCCTATGAGCGCGAGGATGTCCTGTACTGGCTGCACGACAACTCCACCCGGGTGGCGATCAAGACCACCGAGGCGCCGCAGTACCGCCGGATCGCCTTCCAGCGCCAGGCCGTCGAGCGCGGCGAGGCCCAGCCCCGTCGGCACGGGGACCTGTACCGGTGGCTGACCGATGAGACCACCAAGCTGCTGGGCGCCGATATCGAGGCGCCCCGCACGCCGCGCACTCCGCTGGCGATCAATGACGGATCGGGATTCGTCTTCGTCGACCATGTCGGCGACGTCTACCCCTCGGGCTTCCTCCCGATCCACTGCGGATCGATCAAGGAGAAGCCGTTCGCCGAGATCTACCGGGACTCTCCCGAGATGAAGGCGCTGCGCAACCCCAAGGGATTCCACGGGAAGTGCGGGGTCTGCGAGTTCAACCACTTCTGCGGCGGATCGAGGGCCACGGCCTACGCGATGACCGGGGACTTCCTGGCCTCCGACCCGACCTGTGCCCACGTCCCCGCGGGCTATGACGGCCCGCTGCCCGACGGCGTGGTGCGCGAGGGGGCCGAGCTGTTCGCCTGA